The following coding sequences are from one Ochotona princeps isolate mOchPri1 chromosome 8, mOchPri1.hap1, whole genome shotgun sequence window:
- the MCFD2 gene encoding multiple coagulation factor deficiency protein 2, translating into MTSLQLLRAPLLCGLLWAVCTPGARAEEPAASVSHSGSVGLDKNTVHDQEHILEHLEGVINKPEAEMSPQELQLHYFKMHDYDGNGLLDGLELSTAITHVHKEEGSEQAPLMSEDELINIIDGVLRDDDKNNDGYIDYAEFAKSLQ; encoded by the exons ATGACGTCCCTACAGCTGCTCAGAGCCCCCTtgttgtgtgggctgctctgggCCGTTTGCACCCCAGGCGCCAGAGCTGAGGAGCCGGCAGCCAGTGTCTCTCATTCGGGCAGCGTGGGTCTGGATAAGAACACGGTGCACGACCAAGA GCATATCCTGGAACATCTAGAAGGCGTCATCAACAAGCCAGAGGCGGAGATGTCACCCCAGGAACTGCAGCTGCACTATTTCAAAATGCATGATTATGACGGCAACGGCTTGCTCGATGGCCTAGAACTCTCCACTGCCATCACACATGTCCACAAGGAG gaaGGGAGCGAACAGGCACCACTAATGAGTGAAGATGAACTGATTAACATAATCGATGGTGTTTTGCGAGATGATGATAAGAACAATGACGGATACATTGACTACGCGGAATTTGCCAAATCCCTGCAGTAG